AGCTCATGTCACGCAATTGGCTTGCCTGAAGCATGATTCGATATCCCGTGAACTGCAAGCGGCCTGAGGCGTGCCCAGTGTGGTCAATGACATGTCCTGGCCGAAGGCAGTGCCGGCGGCGTTGGTGGCGACCGGCGACCTTTATCAAGGCGAAAGCCATATGGGCTCGATACAACGGGATACAACGGAAGGGGCTAGCGTTTCATTTTGCTGCAGCCGGTTCGGAGAACGAACCTGCCCGAGGGACGCGCAAAGTGCGATTACCGTCATTCATCGGATCGTCCGGACGAGGATAATCGCGCCAGAGCCAGCGCAGCATTTCGGGCATCTGGGCGCCGCCCTGTTTGTTTGAATGGGTGCCAATCCCCCAGCAGTAATTTACATCGTACCCCTTTTCGGTGAGGGCAGCGGCCATCTTTAGGTTCTGCGCATGCCAGTCGCGCTGCGGGTCATAGGAACCGCCCCGCCGGCGCCCGCGGTTGTCATTGAGTCCGTCCTGCAAGAACACCCGGATGGGCTTGCGCGGGCTTTGGCGGATGAGTTCCGGATACACATGCCCGCCACGCAGATTGGTGAAACTTCCTATCGTGCTGATAACTTTGCCAAACTGGTCCGGGCGCTGCCAAGCGACGGTGAAGGCGCAAATCGCTCCCGAACTGGCGCCAGCGATCGCGCGCTGCCCCGGGTCCTTTGAAATATTGTATTCCTTTTCAAGGGCCGGCAGCAGCTCGTCAATGACCATCCTGGCGTAGCGATCATTTAGTTCATTGTACTCGGTTGCCCGATTGTTGATGTTGTCGCCCCAGTTGGTCGAGGTGGATTCCGGTTGCTCCGGTGTGTGGCCCGGATTGATGAAGACCCCCAAAGTGACGGGCATTTCGCGCCTGTAAATGAGGTTGTCGAACACATAAGGGATGCGGTATGGACCTTCGAGGGACACAAAGGCATGGCCGTCCTGAAACAGCATCAGGCAGGCCGGTTTGTCCGGGTCGTACTGAGCTGGGACGTAAACCCAATAGTGCCTGGTTGTATTTGTGAACACGCGGCTTGCCAGTGTGAGCGGACCGATGACCTTGCCCTTGGGCACGCCCTCATGGGGCTGCGAATCCGGCCCGAGGATGTACACGTCATCCGTGGGCGCGCCGAGGGCCGCCCCGGCGCCGCCCAGGACCCCAAGGCTCAATACAGCGCAAGCCGCCAGCAGGTGGCGCCGTTGTGCCTCAACAACGATGCCGGACTGCCGCCGGCATCCAAAGAAACTGGATAGACTTTTTCTCATGGATTGCGTCAATGAACAACTTATGTTATGAATTAGCATGATCTCATGTGGAAGCAAGTGCCAGCCTGTTTTCTTGCCGGCGTGATCCCGCTCACGGGGATCGGGACCACCCTTCGCCCCGCAACGGATTTCCACCGGGCAATCCGGCCGATTCTCGAAACGTACTGCTTCGATTGCCACGGCGATGGCGCGCGCAAGGGCAATGTCGCTTTCGACGAATTCAAATCCGACCAGGCGGTCCTTGCCGACCGGCAATTATGGCTCAAAGCCCTGGGCATGCTCCGGGCGGGCCTGATGCCCCCGGCCAGAAAACCGCGGCCCAGCGTGGCGCAACGGGAACAAATTGCGCGCTGGATCAAATATGGCGTATTTGGGATCGACTCGCGCAACCCCGACCCGGGCCGGGTGACGCTGCGCCGGCTCAACCGCGTCGAATACCACAATACCATCCGTGATTTGCTGGGAGTCGATTACGACACCCAAGGGGAGTTCCCGCCCGATGACACGGGGTTCGGTTTTGACAATATTGGCGACGTGCTCACCTTGCCGCCGATGTTGCTGGAAAAATATCTGGGGGCAGCCGCGCAAATCATTAGCCAGGCCGTTGCCGTGGAAGCGGGCGCCGGGGCCGATTACAAGCGCTTTTTCCCCCGAGCAATCCCGGCAGATGCCGAGGGACGGCGCGAGTATGCGCGCCAGGTGCTGGGCAAGTTTGCCGGACGGGCCTTCCGCCGGCCAGTTGACCAAACAACTCTGGAGCGCCTGGTGGGCCTGGCGGAACAGAGCTACACCGAAGGAGGCGAGGGGTTCGAATCGGGCATTTCCCACGCAATGGTCGCCGTGCTGACCTCGCCGCGTTTTCTTTTCCGCGAAGAGTTCGCCCAACCTCTGGCTGGGAAGGGGCGATTTCCATTTATTGACGAATACTCGCTCGCGTCGCGACTTTCGTACTTCCTCTGGTCGTCCATGCCTGATGACGAATTGCTCGGGTTAGCCGGGCAAGGCAAATTGCGGAAGAATTTGTCCGTGCAGGTGGGGCGCATGCTAAGGGATCGCCGCGCCGATGCCCTGGTGAACAACTTTACCGGCCAATGGCTTCGCGGGCGGGACATCGAGAGCATACCCATCGAGGAACGTTTTGTATTAGCACGCGAAGAGAAGCGCAGCTCGGAATTCGAGAGCGCGCGAAAACGGTTTCGGCAGTTAAGGGACAAGCCTGAAGCAGAACTGACGCCCGCGGAGCGCGAAGAGTTGACGAAGTTTCGCGCCAAATTTCGTCAGCGCCTGGACCGTCCAGCGCGCGTGGAACTGAACGGTGCGCTGCGCAGGGCCATGCGCCGGGAGACCGAGAAGGTTTTCGGCTATGTGCTGCAGGGGGACCGCAGCCTGCTGGACCTGCTCGACAGCGATTACACGTTTTTGAATGAGCGGCTAGCCAAACTTTACGGCATCACCAACGTATTTGGGAATGAGCTTCGGCTGGTCGAGCTTGCACCAGACAGCCCGCGTGGAGGAGTCATTACCGAGGGCACAGTCCTGGTGGCCACATCCAACCCCACGCGAACCTCGCCGGTCAAGAGAGGCGCCTTCATACTGGACAGCATCCTGGGAATGCCCGTGCCGCCGCCACCGCCCAACCTTCCGCCGCTCGAAGACGCGGCCAAGAACCTGACCAACCACGCGCCATCGCTTCGGGAGACCCTGGCCATGCACCGGGAGAACCCCATGTGCAGCTCCTGCCACAACCGCATGGACCCGCTCGGGCTGGCGTTCGAGAACTTTAACGCCCTGGGGATGTGGCGGACGACGGAGTTTAGCCAAATGATAGACCCCAAAGGCCGATTGCTCACCGGAGAAGAGTTTTCCAACCCTAAGGAACTCAAGCGGATCCTGGTCACCAATCATTCGCGAGAATTCTATCGCACGCTGACTGAAAAGCTCCTGGTTTACGCGCTGGGCCGCGGACTGGAGTATTCGGATGTCGAAACCGTGGATCAAATCGTTGCGCGAATCGAAAAATCAGGAGGCCGCTCCTTCGCGTTACTTTACGGCATCATCGAATCGGCTCCTTTCCAAAAAACTCGAACTCCGCCCATGCTGACGGCCACCGCCGTCCGGGCCGAAACCTCCGATAAGCATCTATGAAAACAACCTTGAGCCCCGCCGGCCAAATGGCATTTCAACGCCGGATTAATCTCTCGCGCAGGCAATTCCTGCGCGGCTTGGGCGCCTGCATCGCCCTGCCGGCCTTCGAGTCGTTAGCGTCGCGGTCGCTGTTTGCGGCAGAGTCCGCGCCACGGCTCGCCACGACCGCCAGCGGCGCTCCGCTCCGAGCTGCGTTCGTCTATTTTCCCAATGGCGCGATTCCCTCCGCATGGTGGCCGGATGGAGAGGGGAAAACCTTTGAGTTCAGCCGGACCTTGCAACCACTGGCCGCTTTGGGTCAGCAACTCCAGATTCTAGGCGGTCTCGATCATCTCAATGCCACCCCTGGTCCGGATGGGGGCGGGGATCACGCCCGGGCGAACGGAACTTTCCTGACGGGCGTGCGGGTGAAGAAGACTGCAACGGATATTCGGGCCGGGATTTCGATAGACCAGGTAATGGCGCGACAGGCCGGGCATCTCACGCGCTTCGGCTCACTGGAATTGACATGCGATGCCGGTCGCAACTCCGGCGCGTGCGACTCCGGGTACTCCTGCGCGTATCAGTATAACCTTTCATGGAGTTCGCCCACGACGCCCCTGACGCCCGAAGCCAATCCGCGCCTGGTATTCGAACGGCTCTTCGGGGCCGGCTCCCCCGGCGAGCGGGCTGCCCATCTGCAGCAAAGGTTGCAAAAGCAGCGCTCTATTCTGGACTTTGTTCTGGAGGACGCGCGCGACATGCAGCGGCGGCTGACTGCGCGCGATCGGGATAAACTCGATCAATATCTGACTGCGGTCCGTGAGATCGAAGAGCGAATCCACAAGGCTGGGGAACTGGGAACAGGTAAAGAGCCGCTGGTTGCGGCTCCATCGGGGCTCCCGTCCGATTATGGAGAGCATGTGCGTCTTATGTTCGATATGTTGACTGTGGCATTTCAAACCGATTCAACCCGGGTGGCGACTCTGCTCCTGGCGCATGACGGCAGCAACCGTTCCTTCTCCGAAATTGGTGTGCCGGAAGGACACCACGATTTGTCGCATCACTTCAACGATCCGGAAAAAATCCGGAAAGTGCAGGAGATAGACCTGTGGTATGTGAAAGAGTTCGCGAAATTCCTGCAAAAGCTCGAAAGCACAAAAGACTTAGACGGCCATTCTTTGCTGTACAATTCCATGATTGTGTATGGTGGCGGCAACGCGGATGGCAACCGCCATACTCACGTGAATCTGCCGATCATTCTTGCTGGCGCAGGCGGCGGCTCGTTCCAAACCGGGCGCTACACGCGGTTTCAATCCAAACCGGCAACCAATTTGTTTTTGAGCATGGCGGACCGGATGGGTCTTCAGGGTGTGGAACGTTTCGGCGATTCCACCGGCATGCTGACGAACGTCTAGATCGATTTGCGGTCTAGGGCCGTCATCTGGCCCAAAAGCCTCGCTTAACGGATTTTTCGAACCGCGTACCCCGCTGTTCGATCTCCTCTCTATAGAAGCGCAAAGGAATGCAATAATTGCCATATGCAAAAATCCCGAAGGACCTCTCGACCTTCCAGCGGGCACAATGCTCAAATGCAACAGCGCATTCTGTCATCCATTGCGGCCCCAATGGAATTTTTGACGTGACATAATTATGCGGCTGTGCAGAATTCTCTTATGGATGCCGGTTCTCATAGCCGTTATGAAAAGGCATTCTCCAAATCGAGAAAACTTTGCCCCAACCAAATAAAAGCAACTGAAAGAACCCCCGTTATGACATCTGTTGGAATGATTCTCAGGAAAGGTTTGAAATCACCTCTCGGACCACCTTGGACAACCAGGAGGGCCCACCGTTTCCCTATCGCGGCTGTTATCGTGTTGCTCGCCGCCACTGCAACACAGGCTCAAACAGGTCCTTTCAGCGTGACCGACTGGCCGCCGACCATCAACGCCAACGCCACGGTGGATTATGTCATTATCGATCCGAATGCGGCCTTCACGACGCCAGGCGGTTGGAATCCCGGTTTGACATTGGCAAATGGCGGGGACGAGGCCTATAGCGGAATTACGCTGGACACCCTGTTTGGGGACCAGGCAACCAGCAGCTTCTTCAATATCGCGGACCCAAATTACACCATGTTTGCCAATGTTCCGGTGATCGACGTGCTGCTGCAGGTGTATGGAAATTCCTCTCTTTATAACGCCGATGGCAGCGCAAAGAATGTGTCGTTTCTCGAAGGTCAGTTGAATTATCTCACCACCCCGAGCGCCGGCACGGTGCCGTTGGGCGCCAATAACAATCAGTGGAACTGGATGTTGTTTACGGTGACCAACCCGATCGATCCGCTCACGGGCTTCCGTTACGTGGGCGATACGTCATATCCTCAGCAAACCGGCGGCCAGTTTGGCGGGGTAAATAGCGGCACGCTGCGGATTCAGGGCATCGGGACCGGGTTGACCATTCGGGCAGTAGCGCTGGGTCCCCAAGGCGCATTTGGGACCAGCAATCAGGTCAATGTATTCGTCGCGGGCGCCACGTGCGCGCCGGAGCCTGCAGTGAATCCGACCTACATTGATTTCAATCAAAAGGCCACCAATTATCTTAGCGTTATCAATGACGCCAACTTGGGCGAGACCGTCAGCGAACAAAGCGGGGTAGGGCCGGTTGGGGACTTACGCACGGCAATCCAAAGCACCAGCGGTGTAATGAACTTCGGCATTCTCAGCAATTACCTGGGGTTGCCTTGCAATACACCTCATACCATGAAACTGGGCATTGAGGTCTATGATGATCCCGGGTACGCCGGAACCCAGATCATGCCCTCTCAATTTGCCACCGATTCCCAAGGCGATTTGGGCGCCTATGGAGGTTCTTCGTACACGCTGACCGGCAGCGGCAACTGGCTGAAACTGGGATTTTGGATTCCTGGAGTGGACTTGCAAGGGGTTGGAACGGCGCCCCTGACCGGCGGCCCGACACTTTCGTTCGTGGGTGGCTCCCCTTTTGTTGATCGGATTGAATTGGGCATCATCCGGACGGGAACAAATGTTCTTGCAGGGCAGGACCCGTTGCCGGATTACCGCATGAACCCTCTGATTTGCGCAACCAACTATGGCTATTTCGCTGAATGGGACCCACACCGCGGTATTACCAACAACCTGACGGTGGGTTCCTCCGGTGGCGATCAGAACATGGTGGTGGCGATGGCCGGTCCTCCTGACGACCAGCGCCTGGCGGAAGCCCCGGCGCCGGGTTCCGGCAACAACAATATCCAGTTCGCGCTCGAGAATAATGTCTTTGGGCCCAGCTTGCAGGACAACGCCAATGTCGCAATACGGCTTACCTACTATGATGACCCGAGCCTGGTGGGCGCCCAAATCGGGCTCAACGCTTACCAAAGCTTTGTGAATGGAATCTCGACCATTATTGGCGCTCCGCCTGCTCCATATAATGCCCGCGCTGTTTTGAAGGGGACTGGCAAGTGGGTGGATGCTTATTTTTACCTGCCGAACGTAAACTTTTACGGCGTGAATCAAGGTCCGCAATCGGTGGTTCGCCTGGAAACAAGTCCAGCAAACCCGGCCAATGCGGACACTGGCGATGTGTATGTGTCGCGCATCCGGTACGATGTGATTCGCCCATGCGGTCCTTTCGAGGGAATCAACATGCTGCAAGCGCTTGAAATTCAACCAACCAATACAACCGCTGCGGTGAGTTGGTTCGGAACGGCTGCTCTTCAAGGGTCAACCACGCTTGGAGCGCCCTTTAGTGATATTCTGAGCGTGACGAATACGCTGACCAACAGTTACACGGCGCCGGGGCTGACTTCAGCGCAGTTTTTCCGGCTGCGATATCCACCCTATCCGGCCTACTTTATCACAAATACGCCTTAGAAGGCTTTTGGTAGGAAACACTCAAAAGTGATTAAGCCATTGAAAGCGGCAATGTATCTATGGATCGTTGTCGGGCTGGCGATTGCATTGCCTGCGGGGTCACAAGTTCCGCAGGCAATGACTTACCAGGGATTCCTGAGCGACGGCGGGGTCCCTTACAGCGGCGATGGGCTGTTCAAGTTCGCCCTTGTTAACAGCAACGGGACGGCCAGCTTCTGGAGCAATGACGGCTCGAGCACCGCAGGAGGGCAGCCCAGCCAGGCGATCGCCAGCATGGTTAAGCAGGGGTTGTTCACCGTGCTCCTTGGCGATACCAATATGCAGCCGGTGAGTTGGACGATTTTTACCAATTCCGACGTGCGGTTGCGGATCTGGTTTAGCGACGGCGCCAATGGGTTTGGCTTATTATCCCCGGACCAACGGCTAACTCCCGCTGCGTATGCGATGGCGGCTGCGAGTGTGCCCAATGGGGCCGTGACCAGCAACAGCCTCGCTCTGGGGGCCGTCTCTTCTGCCAGCATGGCGGCGGGTGCTGTAACCAGCGCTCAGTTGGCTGTGAACGCTGTTACCACCCCTGCGCTGGCTAACGGCGCCGTCACCGCCGCCAAGCTAGCTCCAGGAGCCATCACAACCCCTGCGATCGCCAGTGGCGCTATCGTTGCCGCTGATTTAGCAGCCAATGCCGTGACGGCCTCCGCCATTGCGGACGGCTCCATCAGTCAGTCCAAACTGAACTTTCAGTTGGGCTTCATCAATGCGCGCAACCCCCCCTTTGGCGCGGTGGGCAACGGGACCAACGATGATACGGCGGCACTGCAATCGGCGCTCAACACCGCCGCCAGCAATGGAGGAGGCGTCGTGTATCTGCCCCAAGGCAATTATCTCATCAAGTCCGCTCTGGTCGTGCCGGCACAAACCAGCCTGGTGGGTGTTTGGCGATCCCCGACGGCCTTCTCGCAGTACCTGGGCACGACGTTGCTGGCCGTGGCGGGGGCTGGGAGCACCAACGGCTCGTTTATCACCCTACAAGGCAATAATTCGACCTTGGAGGGTGTAACGATTTATTATCCAAACCAGGTGACCAGCAATCCCCCGACGCCCTATCCGTGGGCTATTCAGGGCGGGGGTGGCGATAATGTGACGATTCAAAATGTTCTCCTGGTCAACCCCTATCTCGGGATTGATCTGGCGACGCACGCCTCCGGGCGCCACCTGGTGCGAGGTGTATATGGCCAGCCGTTGCTGGTCGGTATCGCGGTGGACCAATGCTACGATATTGGCCGGATCATGGAAATCCACTTCTGGCCGTTCTGGTCGCAGAACGCCAACGTCGAGGCATTCCAGTCGGCTAACGCCGTTTCTTTCGACTTTATGCGGACGGACTGGGAAGTGGTGCAAGACATCTTCTCCTGGGGATACTCGATTGGGGCGCGATTTCGCGCCTCGGCCAGCGGTTCGATGAACGGGCAAATGAGCAATGTGAACTTCGACAACGTCGATGTTGGCCTGCAACTGAGCGCCACCCAGCTATACGCGGTGCACATTTCCAATTTGAATATTGCCAATGCCGGGGGCGGGACCAAACACATCGGGATACAGGGCCTGGCAGGCAACGCCGGTTTGAACGTCAACGGCGCCACTTTCTGGGGCGCGCTCTACCAGCCGGTTTCCTGGGCCAACAGCGGCTTGCTGACTGTTTCCAGTGCGCGTTTCTTATCCTGGAGTGCTTCCTTGCCTTGCATCCAGATATCAAATGGCCGGGCCATTCTCCAGGGCAATTATTTCACCGACAACATTGGCACAGCCATCAGCGTTACCCCGACGACGCAGCGGGCGATGGTTTTGGGAAACATGCTTTGTGGAAACACGGTTAATCTGAACGCGGCCATAACAACCAGCGCCAACAATCAACCGTAATGCGTCGTGGCGGACGAATCTGCCGGGGAATGGAACATGCGGTGAATAGAGACTATCAAAGAATTCGCTTTGTCCTGTTTGCAACGGGTGTGGCAGCGATTGGCGGGTTCTTGTTTGGCTACGACACGGCGGTCATCAACGGCGCCAACTCGTATCTGAAGGCGCACATGCACCTGAGCCCCGCGCAGGAGGGCCAGGCTGTCGCCAGCGCGATTCTGGGTTGCATTCCCGGGGCGATGTTCGCCGGGTTCCTCAGCGACCGTTTTGGGCGCAAGAAACTGCTCTTTATTTGCGCGCTGCTCTACGCGGTATCGGGCCTGCTGTCGGCTATTCCAAATACGTTTGGCCAATTTCTCTCCGCGCGCCTCATCAGCGGGCTGGGGATTGGGGCCTCTTCGATGATCTGCCCGGTCTATATTGCCGAAATCGCCCCTGAAAAAACCCGGGGGCGTTTGGGGACACTTTTTCAACTGGGCATTGTGACGGGGATTTTTCTGACGTTGTTTGTGAACAAGCTGATTCAGGGAGCGGGCGATACCGCGTGGAACACGGCGCAGGGCTGGCGCTGGATGCTGGGGATGGAAGTGGTGCCGGCCCTGGCTTTTATTGCTCTGTTGTTCGCGGTGCCCGAGAGCCCTCGTTGGCTGGCGCAACATGGGCGCGAGACCGAGGCGCTTGGGGTTTTGGAGAAAGCAGGCGGGGCAGAACATGCAAAAACAGAGATGGCGGCCATTCGCCAGGCGATGCAGTTCGAGGAAGGGGGCTTTCGGGAATTAATCAGCAGCCCATTTCTCAAGCCGTTGCTCATCGCGGTGGCGCTCATGGCTTTCTCCCAATTCTGCGGCATTAACGCCATCATGTATTACTCGACTAAAATCTTTGCCGCAGCCGGCGGCGGCGATAATGCGGCGTTCACGTCCTCAGTTTGGGTGGGGTTGATCAACTTCGTATTCACGTTCGTGGCGATTGGTTTTGTGGACAAGGCTGGAAGACGTCCGTTGCTGCTGATTGGGACTGCGATGCAGGCGCTGGCCCTGGGCCCGGTCGGGTGGATGTTTCATCGGCAAATCGCCGGCGGACCGCTCCTGGCGTGCGTGATTGTTTTCATCGCTGCCTTTGCAATGGCAATGGGGCCGGTGGGCTGGTTGTTTTGCTCGGAAATTTTTCCCAATAAACTGCGGGGCCGCGCCATGTCGATTGCCGCCCTCACCGTTTGGGTTTCGTGTTACATCGTTGCCCAGACTTTCCCGATGCTCAATGACAACCCGTCGATTGGCCCGGCCAAAACCTTCTGGGCTTATGCCCTGGTGAGCCTGGCATCGTTTGTCTTTGTGCTGGCGCTTGTGCCGGAGACCAAAGGCCGCACCCTCGAGCAGATCGAAAGGATGTGGAGTGGCGCCAAGCCCATTTCCTCCGCATGATTGTTACAGGCTGCAACCTTGGCGGCGTGCAAGCCGCCATTCCTCAGTGTAGGAGACGACGTAAGGAGTCTCTGATCAGCGACGCCCGAGTGAAGCACAATCTTTACCAGAGACTCCTCACGTCGTCTCCTACAAAGGTTTGGAACCCACCTGGTCATTGGCCCTGGCTCCTGCCGCCACCCTATCTGAAGCTGAAGTGAGACAATCCAATTACGATAAGGCGCCCTTTGTAGCTGTTCCCGGCGGGTTCGAGGTGTTGAAAGGCTGGCCGGCGATTTGCCACGGCTTGAAGGAGCGCTTGCGCGGACGCGCGCCCGGCGTGCTGGTGGTGGATACTTATCCAGGCGTGAATGACGCCGAACTGCTTGTCCAATTGGAATCCCAACTGCGCCCGGCACTCACTGTTCGCACGCTAGACCTCAAGAAACCGGAGCCGGAGTTGCTGAACCTGATCGGCAGGAATCTAACGGATGACCGGATTTTCGGGGTGTTGTCCTGCCATACATTGGAAGAGTTTTTTGATTCTGCCCGCCTGCGCGAGGCGCGCCGGACTGTGGAACTCCAGCGGGATGGGTTGGTTCTAGTCTATGGCGTGGGCGCAGTCCTTGTCGCCCGCGGCGATGTGCTGGTGCATGCGGACCTGGCGCGTTGGGAAATCCAATTGCGCTATCGGCGCGGCTTGGACAATTGGGGCGCCAACAACGGTGGTGAGGACTTTTTTCGCAAGTACAAGCGAGGCTTTTTCGTCGAATGGCGCGTGGCAGACCGGCACAAGTTCAGCCTGTTTGACCGCGTCGATTTTTTCCTGGATACCCATACACCGGGCCAGCCGAAGTGTGTTGAGGGGAGGGCGGTGCGTGAAGGCTTGCATCATGCGGCGACACGCCCGTTCCGAGTCGTGCCGTTCTTCGATCCGGCGCCATGGGGCGGGCAATGGATGAAGGAGGTTTGCAATCTGGACCGCAGCGTCCACAATTACGGTTGGTGCTTTGATTGCGTGCCGGAAGAAAACAGTTTGCTATTGGGCTTTGGCTCGGAGCGCATTGAGTTGCCGAGCCTGGACGTTGTGGGGCGCGAACCGGTCGCCTTGCTGGGAGATGAGGTTCACGCGCGTTTTGGACGTGAATTTCCAATCCGTTTTGATTTCCTCGACACAATGGGTGGCGGCAATTTGTCTTTGCAGGTGCATCCGCTGACGGAATACATCCAGCAACATTTCGGGATGCACTACACCCAGGATGAAAGCTATTACATTCTGGATGCCGGCCCAGGCGCGAGTGTCTATTTGGGGCTTCGTGAAGGAATTGATCCGAAGGCCATGATCGGAGACCTGGAAGGGGCTCAAGCGGGCGGCGGGGCTTTTGCAACCGAGAACTATATCAATCAATGGCCGGCAAAAAAGCACGACCACTTTTTGATCCCGGCGGGCACTGTTCATTGTTCCGGGAGCGGCTCGATGGTGCTGGAAATCAGCGCAACGCCTTACATTTTTACGTTCAAGATGTGGGATTGGGGGCGCGTTGGCCTGGACGGCAAGCCCCGCCCGATTCATTTGAACCATGGGGTGGCCAACATCCAATGGGACCGCACGACCCGATGGGTGAAAGACAATTTGCTCAACCGGGTCGAACCGGTCGCCAGCGGAGATGGCTGGCGCGAGGAGCGGACCGGGTTACATGAGAGAGAGTTTATTGAGACGCGTCGGCATTGGTTCACAAAAGCAGTGCCTCACGACACGTGTGGCGGGGTTCAGGTGCTGAACCTTGTTGAGGGGGAGGAGGCGCTGGTCGAAAGTCCCGATGGGAAATTCAAACCGTTCGTGGTCCACTACGCCGAGACCTTCATTGTCCCGGCGGCGGTGGGGCGTTATACGATGCGGCCACAAGGCCTGGGGAGCAACCAGCGTTGCGCGACGATGAAGGCATTTGTTCGCAGCGGAATCCAGCAATGCGCGTGAAAAAGCAAGCGCCTTGCATAACCGCCGCAACTGTCTTACGTTCGCCACATGAAGACTTTGACCGTTCGATTGCCGGAGGTCCTCGCGGCCGAGATCGAGCACGAATCGCGGTCGCGCGGCGTCTCCAAATCCGACGTGGTGCGCGAACGCCTCCATCAGCCCCAGGGCGCGACCGCTTGCGGGAACACGACCGAATTGATCGGGGATATTTTGCGGGCGAGCTGGCAGGCGAAAGTTCCGGCTCGGCCACTTCGGTTTCGCTCGCTCAAAAAACAAAAATTGGCGGAGATCATTCGTGCCAAAAAACTGCATCGTTGACAGCGGCCCGTTGGCCGCATTGCTCGATCCGCGCGAAGAACACCACCTCTGGGCGCGTCAAACCCTGTCCCTGCAGCCCTTGCCATGGCTCACCTGC
This portion of the Verrucomicrobiia bacterium genome encodes:
- a CDS encoding CopG family transcriptional regulator — its product is MKTLTVRLPEVLAAEIEHESRSRGVSKSDVVRERLHQPQGATACGNTTELIGDILRASWQAKVPARPLRFRSLKKQKLAEIIRAKKLHR
- a CDS encoding class I mannose-6-phosphate isomerase, which gives rise to MRQSNYDKAPFVAVPGGFEVLKGWPAICHGLKERLRGRAPGVLVVDTYPGVNDAELLVQLESQLRPALTVRTLDLKKPEPELLNLIGRNLTDDRIFGVLSCHTLEEFFDSARLREARRTVELQRDGLVLVYGVGAVLVARGDVLVHADLARWEIQLRYRRGLDNWGANNGGEDFFRKYKRGFFVEWRVADRHKFSLFDRVDFFLDTHTPGQPKCVEGRAVREGLHHAATRPFRVVPFFDPAPWGGQWMKEVCNLDRSVHNYGWCFDCVPEENSLLLGFGSERIELPSLDVVGREPVALLGDEVHARFGREFPIRFDFLDTMGGGNLSLQVHPLTEYIQQHFGMHYTQDESYYILDAGPGASVYLGLREGIDPKAMIGDLEGAQAGGGAFATENYINQWPAKKHDHFLIPAGTVHCSGSGSMVLEISATPYIFTFKMWDWGRVGLDGKPRPIHLNHGVANIQWDRTTRWVKDNLLNRVEPVASGDGWREERTGLHEREFIETRRHWFTKAVPHDTCGGVQVLNLVEGEEALVESPDGKFKPFVVHYAETFIVPAAVGRYTMRPQGLGSNQRCATMKAFVRSGIQQCA